The window TCAAGGGTGATACCGGCATGCTCGATCAGCGGGCTGGCCCGCCCGGCGCTGCGCCGCAGCAACGCCCGCAACCTGGCCTTGAGCTCAGCCAGGTCGAAGGGTTTGACCAGATAGTCGTCGGCGCCGGCATCCAGGCCCGCGATACGGTCCTCGGTCGCATCCCTGGCGGTCAGCACCAGCACGGGCAAGGTCGAGCCGCTGTCGCGCAGCCGACGCAACACCTCCAGGCCGTCGAGGCGCGGCAGCCCCAGATCCAGCACGGCCAGGTCGAAGGTCTCACTGAGCAGTGAGTGCAGCGCATCCTGTCCGTCGTGGACCCAATCGACGGTATAGCCCTCACGGGTCAACGCCTGGAGGATACCCTCCCCCAAGGCCACATCGTCCTCGATCAGCAATAGCCGCACGCTCTTTCCCTTCAGTAGTGGTTCTTCGGGGTATCCCCGTTGGCTTTACGGTAGAGGTGATTACCCGGCAAGTACAGGCCGACATGAGGCCCGCAGAACCGCTCCAGCGCTTCCAGGCATCGAGCGTGACAGCGGCTGCGGACCGGGCATCACTTGAAAACTGTTGAGCTAGAGCTGCCGGGGCCTTCAGATTGGCTTAAGATTTCGTCAGTAGGCTCAGCGCATCGTCGTTCCCCACCCGGATTCATGAGGTATTTCATGACCAGCAATACGAAGCCTCAGCGCTATGCAACACTGTCCATCACCTTGCACTGGTTGATGCTGGCCCTGTTTGTGGGCGTCTATGCCTGCATAGAGATCAAGGGCTTTCTCCCGCGGGGAAGCAATGCGCGCAGCCTGTTGCTGGGATTGCACGGCGCCTTCGGGATGAGCATTTTTGCGCTGGTCTGGCTTCGCCTGCTCGGACGCCTGGCGCCACGCCCGCCGATTACCCCCAGGCTGGTGAAATGGCAGGAAAACCTTTCCCACGTCATGCACCTGGCCCTGTATGGACTGATGATCGCCACACCGGTGTTCGCCTGGCTGATGCTTGCCGCAGCAGACAAGCCGTTTCCCTACTTCGGCTTCAGCGTGTGGGCCCCGGTCGAGGTCAGCCCCGACCTGGCGAAACAGCTCAAGCATTGGCATGAGTTCATCGGCAGCGCCGGTTACTGGTTGATTGCCCTGCACGCCGCAGCGGGCCTGTTCCACCACTACTGGGTCAGGGACAACACGCTGGTGCGCATGCTTCCGACCTCTCGCAAGAGCTGAATGAAAGGGGGCCTTCGATGAAGTCCAGGTTCGTGGTGATCCCGGCGCTGCCCCCACACAGGGCTTGCCATCCTCGCAACGGCCACGCCTTCGATGCCGGGCTCGCGCAGCCTGGCTTCGACATTTATGACAACCAGGAGAAGTGTCGGATCGTCGCGTCATTTCCCAGCCAGGCCGAGGCGCAAAGGGCCTGTGCTGAAAAGAACCGGAGCACACCCTGCGAGCCGCAGCCAAGCGCCGAGACAACCTCGAGCAAGGCCTGTGAAGCCAACGGCAGCCCATGGGCCTCCCCGTCGGCTGGCTCATGGGTGGAAACCGACGCACTCTCCAGCGACCTGGTGAATGACAGGGGACACTCGATCCACTTTCAGGCTGAACGACTCTCGGGACGACTGAGTACCCTGGCCAGCGACCTGGCCCGGCAATCCATGATCCTGGCTGAGGCCGGCTATGTCGAAATCGCCCATGCCGCCCTGATCGAGTCGAGGAAACTCGAGGACGCCGTCAGCGCCATGCAGGCCATCGACTGGCAGCCTTCATCGACGGCCCCTGCATGGCCTTACGCGGGGAGCGAGGACTGACGGCCCGCGCCACTCAAGGCGCCGACACCACCGTCTGCTGCTGTTCACCCAGGCCCTCGATCCACAGGCGTACCGTGTCGCCTGGCTGCAGCCACTGGGGATGCGGCTTCATGCCCATGCCGACACCGGGCGGCGTACCCGTGCACAGCACGTCCCCGGGTTGCAGGGTGATATAGCGACTGACGTAGGAGACGATCTGCGCCACCGTGAAGATCATGGTTCGGGTGTTGCCGGTCTGGCGGCGCTCGCCATTCACGTCCAGCCACATGTCCAGGTTCTGCGGGTCGGCAATCTCGTCGCGGGTCACCAGCCAGGGCCCGAGGGGGCCAAAGGTGTCACAGCCCTTGCCCTTGTCCCACTGCGATGACTGCAACTGGAAGGCGCGCTCGGAGACATCGTTGACCACGCAGTACCCGGCGACGAAATCGAGGGCCTGCGCTTCGCCAACCGAGCGGGCCTCGGTGCCGATGACCACCCCCAGCTCCACCTCCCAGTCCAGCCGGGTCGACTCGCGTGGCTGCACGATGTTGTCGTGCGGGCCGCAGATACAGGTGATCGCCTTGGTGAAGATCACCGGCTCATCCGGAATCGCCATGCCCGCCTCTTCGGCGTGATCGCGGTAGTTGAGGCCGATGGCGATGAACTTGCGGATCCCCGCCACCGGCGCAGCATGGCGAACGCCCTGCTCGACCAGCGGCAGCGAGTCGATATCAATCCGGGCGATGCGTGCCAGGCCGGCGGGCGTGACATCGGCGGGCGTGATGTCGGTCAAGTGCGCCGACAAGTCGCGGATCCGTCCCTGGGCATCCACAACACCTGGACGTTCCTGTCCGGGTTGGCCAAAACGGCAGAGCCTCATCTGATTGTTCCTCGTAGTGCAGGGGCCCGGTTGCAGCGAGCCTTGGAAGGGAAACCTGCCGATGCGGGCGGCATCCGGTGCCCGCTCGGGCGAAGCCGGCCACCGGGAGGGCGAAGCCTAGCACTGATCGCCGCTCTGGCACTGCTGCTGCACCTATCACGACGGCTCGCGCACGATGAAATCACCTGGGTATCAGGTAACAAACCAGACACATTTGGTAATGATAATCATATTGATTAAGAATGGCGTTTCCTTTGGACACATCAGGAAACACAACTTTGAATCCTTGCCTTTCCACCACCTTGCTCCTGGTGGGCGCTATCAGTGTGCTGCCGCAGGCGAATGCCGACGAGCTCAGCCTGCCCGCCACGCAAATTCAAGGCACAGTCACTCCGGGCGACGCCCAGAGCGAGGGCTACCAGGGACAGCCCTCGTCCAGCACCACCAAGCTGGGACTGACGGACAAGGAAACGCCACAAGCCATCACCACCATCACCCGCGCCCAGATGGACGACTTCAAGCTCAATGGCGTCAAGGACGCCCTGCGTTCCGCGCCCTCGGTGACGGTGGAACAGAGCGAAACCGACCGCACCGAATTCACCTCGCGGGGGTTCGACATCGGCACCTTCGAATACGACGGCATGGGCATGCCCTTCGCCCAGACGATCCTGATCGGTGACCAGGACATGGCCGAATACGAGCAGATCGACGTGCTCCACGGTGCCAATGGCCTGATGAGCGGCACCGGCAATCCCTCGGCCACCGTCAACTTCGTGCGCAAGCGGCCCACGGACACCT of the Pseudomonas vanderleydeniana genome contains:
- a CDS encoding response regulator, which translates into the protein MRLLLIEDDVALGEGILQALTREGYTVDWVHDGQDALHSLLSETFDLAVLDLGLPRLDGLEVLRRLRDSGSTLPVLVLTARDATEDRIAGLDAGADDYLVKPFDLAELKARLRALLRRSAGRASPLIEHAGITLDPVSQQVCWGGQPVALTPKEYQLLYELLSPPGRVMTRERLTQLLYGWGDEAESNTLEVHIYNLRKKFSTDLIRTIRGVGYRMEKTS
- a CDS encoding cytochrome b; amino-acid sequence: MTSNTKPQRYATLSITLHWLMLALFVGVYACIEIKGFLPRGSNARSLLLGLHGAFGMSIFALVWLRLLGRLAPRPPITPRLVKWQENLSHVMHLALYGLMIATPVFAWLMLAAADKPFPYFGFSVWAPVEVSPDLAKQLKHWHEFIGSAGYWLIALHAAAGLFHHYWVRDNTLVRMLPTSRKS
- a CDS encoding fumarylacetoacetate hydrolase family protein: MRLCRFGQPGQERPGVVDAQGRIRDLSAHLTDITPADVTPAGLARIARIDIDSLPLVEQGVRHAAPVAGIRKFIAIGLNYRDHAEEAGMAIPDEPVIFTKAITCICGPHDNIVQPRESTRLDWEVELGVVIGTEARSVGEAQALDFVAGYCVVNDVSERAFQLQSSQWDKGKGCDTFGPLGPWLVTRDEIADPQNLDMWLDVNGERRQTGNTRTMIFTVAQIVSYVSRYITLQPGDVLCTGTPPGVGMGMKPHPQWLQPGDTVRLWIEGLGEQQQTVVSAP